The DNA sequence ATAACTCGGGATCCGCTTCAAGACTTTCCAGTAAGGTGTCGTAAAAACTGGTCATCAATTGCCTCTGATACGTGTCCCCGGCTATTACAGCATCAGCAAAGCTGCCCCCGCCACCGGCAAGCATCTCCATAACCAGCTCCAACTCCCCCGGCGGGCAGTTTATGGACACCAGCATGCAAGTTGCCGGTGGTGGCCCACCGGTTTCATAAAATTCAGGTGCAAGATCGGGTGCCCATCGGCGCATTATGTCCGCCAGTTCCGGGTAATTGTCCAGTTTCACGGCAACAACGGCATCCAGTTCCCGGCGGTATTGTTGCCATAGCAATGGCCACACGCCGGGAACCATATCCATATCCCGGTACTTCATGACCAGCCAGTACTGTTCCCTGCGCCCGGGCAGCAGTTTCAGGTAAATGCCGCTGATCACCGCGTATTCATACCTATAGCCCCCTAAAATATAGGTAAGCTGGTAATTATCCAAATCCCTGGCTGATCGTTCGCCCACGGTTATTATATTACCACTGGCCAGTACCAGTTCCAGGCCGCACAGGCAGGCGGTGAGGCACTTAAAGTCGGGTTCGCCTTCGGTAAAACAAGCGGCCACGTTGTCCCCAACGGTTGCCTGTTTATGCTGGCAATTTCTACCCGGGAAAAAATATCCTGTCTCTCGAGCCGTGTCAATAATTTCATCCA is a window from the Desulfallas thermosapovorans DSM 6562 genome containing:
- a CDS encoding FAD-binding oxidoreductase; this encodes MDDKFAHIAPKLTALLGRQNVTLDKERIVARPASSEEIAAVFNLARQSGMTACAAKYAVGPGTGAARQEDILISLDRMDQIRLDLDQLIIAAQPGAEVDEIIDTARETGYFFPGRNCQHKQATVGDNVAACFTEGEPDFKCLTACLCGLELVLASGNIITVGERSARDLDNYQLTYILGGYRYEYAVISGIYLKLLPGRREQYWLVMKYRDMDMVPGVWPLLWQQYRRELDAVVAVKLDNYPELADIMRRWAPDLAPEFYETGGPPPATCMLVSINCPPGELELVMEMLAGGGGSFADAVIAGDTYQRQLMTSFYDTLLESLEADPELSRSSVEEQNHQQIETGRLAAAYWLKDAGKVRLFYRGERP